ATCCTTGTCATAAGCGTAAATCAGATGGCCAAGAAAATGGAACAGCAGTCGTTGTTCTAGAACAATAACGCAAAGAGGAGAACACGCTATGGTGAAAGACAAAAAAGATTTTCTGTTTATGGCTGCCGTCTACGCATTTATCGTTGCGATATTCGTAGTTACGTTTTATCCTTTCTGGAATATTTTCATCATTTCGTTAAATAGTGCGGAAGATACTCTTCGAGGCCATCTATATCTGTGGCCAAGGGAATTCAGCCTGAAAAGCTACGAGCAAATACTCAGCGACAGCGAGATTTGGACAGCGATACGGGTTACCCTGCTTCGTACGGTCATCGGCACCCCGCTTGCCGTTCTTACGATCAGCATGCTGGCATTTGCGCTCAGCAAGAAGGAGCTTGTTGCTAACCGCTTCTGGACGTTATACTTCGTCTTTACGATGTATTTTGGCGGCGGACTGATTCCTTACTACATGGTGCTCAAAAGCTACCATCTGATCGACAGCTTTATGGTGTTTATCGTACCGGGCTTAATGAACGTGTTCTATATGATCATCGTCCGGACGTTTATGCAGGGACTGCCGCAGGAGCTGGATGAGTCGGCAAAGATGGACGGAGCGAATTATCTCCAAATTTTCTTCCGGATCATTTTGCCGCTGACAACGCCGGTACTGGCGACGATCGGTTTGTTCACGGCGATCAGCCACTGGAATTCCTGGTTTGACTCGTATGT
This region of Paenibacillus sp. JDR-2 genomic DNA includes:
- a CDS encoding carbohydrate ABC transporter permease; its protein translation is MVKDKKDFLFMAAVYAFIVAIFVVTFYPFWNIFIISLNSAEDTLRGHLYLWPREFSLKSYEQILSDSEIWTAIRVTLLRTVIGTPLAVLTISMLAFALSKKELVANRFWTLYFVFTMYFGGGLIPYYMVLKSYHLIDSFMVFIVPGLMNVFYMIIVRTFMQGLPQELDESAKMDGANYLQIFFRIILPLTTPVLATIGLFTAISHWNSWFDSYVFTYNPDLKTLQAVLVKILNQYQTGSMVGDAQAMANSAKRMQVSPDTIRMAATMVATLPIIMVYPFLQKYFVKGMTLGAVKS